DNA sequence from the Lodderomyces elongisporus chromosome 5, complete sequence genome:
CACCCAACCAGAGTTAGACTCTTGTTGTCTAAAGGTCACTCATGTTACAGACCAAGAAGAACTGGTGAACGTAAAAGAAAGTCAGTTAGAGGATGTATCGTTGCTCAAGACCTTTCTGTCTTGTCCTTGGCTATTGTCAAGCAAGGTGACGAAGACATTGATGGTTTGACCAACACAACAGTACCAAAGAGATTGGGTCCAAAGAGAGCCAACCACATTAGAAAATTCTTTGGTTTGACCAAGGAAGACGATGTCAGAGACTACGTCGTTAGAAGAGAAGTTACCAAGGGTGACAAGACATACACCAAGGCTCCAAAGATCCAAAGATTGGTTACTCCTCAAACCttgcaaagaaagagagcTTTGAAGGCTAAGAAGGTTAAGAATGCTCAACACCAAAGAgatgctgctgctgagTACGCTCAATTGTTGGCCAAGAGATTGCACGAGAGAAAAGACGAAAAGGCTAccttgaaaaagaagagagcTGAATCCGTCAAGGCTTAAGTGTGGGAGTCATGAATGAGAGCGAAGAAATTTGAAAGTGTGGAGAGAAGAGAATAagcattaaaaaaaaaagagagagaatgaaGTCTTTTAgatgcttttttttttatattttccCACTCGGGCTAGAGATTCgaattttgttgttgcttcaATCAAACAGTATAAATTGAATGAAGTGGCGGGGTATAGGTATAAATTTTAATTAGGGTCGAtgttatatatttatatctTACATGTACAATACGAAAATGTATTCACTTGTTAGCggtttgtttattttttacctttcttttttctttgattctttttttttcttaattctcgactataaaaaaaagagtagtCTAAAGTTGAATGGGAAGAGTGGCAGTGAATGACAGAGTGTATTTGTAAAAGATTAAGGTTAATTGAAGAGCGATGGGTTGTGTGTATATTTTCAGGGACGCAAAATAGACTATTTAAAATAAGTAAAGAAACTAATTGAATCAAAAGTAATAATTCTTTCCATTTCACTTCTGGTTAGTATAcataaagagagagagggagaaaaaaaagaagaaatgcACTTTGTTTGTCCTTATAttttctatatatatatatattctatAATGATGTTGCAAATGCTTTAGTCATGCAGTGTTGatgttctctttttcatcaatcGTTTTATATTTTCGTAAACTTGATCGGTGGTGATGTTGGACTCAAAGGAAAAGTTCTTTTTGATGTAgttttcttgttgctgcttATAGCTTGGATCACGAAGCAAGTTGCGCAAGTGAGTGTCAAACTCACCTTCGGGAATCATTTTACCGGTAATGGGACACTTGATCAATTTAACACCCAAATTTGTTGCAattttatcatcattattcAAAGTTGTCGTAGATGCTGTTTTAGTTGTTGCTCGTTTTAATCTTGTTGTACCTGCTGCTTTAATCTTCATTCCTTTGAATGGTGGCGGTGTAGGCGATGGTGAAGTTTCCTTATTGGAAGGAGAAGTCGACGTTTGCTTTCTTACTGATTCCACCAAATCTTGTTCGTGGTCTGTACCATTTGATTGGTTTATCTTTTCTAGTTTgatttctcttcttttgttggtCAATGATCTCTTTATTAAATCTGTTCTGTTTAAAGGTAAGCGCAAGTTTTTCAGTTCCTGGTCGCCATCAGTTTGAAGCTCTTGATTCTTTTCAGATTCAGTGAAATGTATGTATTCAACAATAGCAAAATCTTGCCAGTCTATCAGGGCAAACTTTACTTGTTGTTCTCTTAATTTTGCATCTTGTTGCTTTTTGCGtattctattttgtttcaagtATTGTGCACGATCATAGCCTCGTGTTAGGATATTGAATTGGCCATTGTTCTTGTCGTGTTCAATCTCGTCCAAGTCATTTGCCACTTGTTTATTCAAGGGGTGGTTTGGGTCACTTATCATCTCTCGTACAATATCGTATTGTTTGACGTATGTTTGGAATAGTCCGTGTAATGAGTGTTGTGGTTttaaaaattcaaattggGCGCTATTGCCTTGTTTGGTTTCGTGTTTAAAGAGATCCAAAATTCTGTCTTGTCCATTAATGGAGATGTATAATGCTGTTGTTTTGATGACATCATGGTCGTATTGGTTGATTTGTGGGAAATTGTCAATGAGAAATGGTAGGTCACGAGGTTTTGGAATGACTATATCTTTGGCGTCGATGTGGTTTTTGATTGCTGTATCTTTATTCAACAGATTGTCTGCTCCTGTTTCTGTTCCAAGTGGTGTCTCGGTGTTTTGTAGTTTCCACTGGTAGTATTGATGATATTCGTTATCGGGTTGAAGAAAGTTGAAatgtttgtttctattatttttcaatagtCGTTCTTCAAAAGATTTGCCGTTTTTGAGTATATAGATAACCGATTTGTCAATTGTTTCCTTGATATCTGTAGGTGGTATCTTGGCATTTTCAGGTAGCAGCAGTTGCTGTAGTGGTATTGGCGCTGAAGTCGACATTTATATGTGTGTAATGAGAATACTGTGTATTAATGTATAATATTGTTGCCAAAGTATATATGTTTTTATGCTTAATGTAGATGATCctgttttctctttttccctcttgtttcttttgggTTAGGCTTGCCTACTTTTAAAAATGAATCCTTGATAGAGgcaaacagaaaagaaaaaatgattATGTTTACTGTCACGTGATAAAGAAATATGTACTGTCACGTGATAGTGATACaataatgttttttttcttttttttttttgcaagatATCGAATATATTAGATGATGAACAGTAATACATGGCTTTGCAATATCCAtagtttttcatttacGAGGCTCAAGTATCGGCTACGAAGATTAATTAAGTTTAGAAATTTTATGGAATGGGATATTAAGAGATtgatttttggtttttcatatccttttttccttttttttttggtttgattGTTGCTCAAAGTGAAATTTTTCATAAAATCTCGAAGCGAGCATTAAGTTGgattaaatatatataaaggaataaaaaaggaggGAATGAGAGAAGGTTACACAAGAGTAATGcttgatgttttttttttcgtttttattcaatttttttgtttttatagATCTGGATCTGTACCTGGATctagtaaaaaaaaataaaatttgtgCTAAAGAGTAGATGTATATAAACATGAGGCTAGAGTTCAGTTGGAATCTTGGTTGAAATTCTTGTATGGATTTCCTGTATGTTGATTTGTAATTAGTGGGCAAGAGTATACGAAATCTTTTATTTGCTTTTTATAGTTGTGTTATTATCTATAAATAGAAAC
Encoded proteins:
- the RPS6 gene encoding 40S ribosomal protein S6, translating into MGQEVEGDSVGDEFKGYIFKITGGNDKQGFPMKQGVMHPTRVRLLLSKGHSCYRPRRTGERKRKSVRGCIVAQDLSVLSLAIVKQGDEDIDGLTNTTVPKRLGPKRANHIRKFFGLTKEDDVRDYVVRREVTKGDKTYTKAPKIQRLVTPQTLQRKRALKAKKVKNAQHQRDAAAEYAQLLAKRLHERKDEKATLKKKRAESVKA
- the PRP21 gene encoding SF3a splicing factor complex subunit (BUSCO:EOG09264RIE); this translates as MSTSAPIPLQQSSLPENAKIPPTDIKETIDKSVIYILKNGKSFEERLLKNNRNKHFNFLQPDNEYHQYYQWKLQNTETPLGTETGADNSLNKDTAIKNHIDAKDIVIPKPRDLPFLIDNFPQINQYDHDVIKTTALYISINGQDRILDLFKHETKQGNSAQFEFLKPQHSLHGLFQTYVKQYDIVREMISDPNHPLNKQVANDLDEIEHDKNNGQFNILTRGYDRAQYLKQNRIRKKQQDAKLREQQVKFASIDWQDFAIVEYIHFTESEKNQELQTDGDQESKNLRLPLNRTDLIKRSLTNKRREIKLEKINQSNGTDHEQDLVESVRKQTSTSPSNKETSPSPTPPPFKGMKIKAAGTTRLKRATTKTASTTTLNNDDKIATNLGVKLIKCPITGKMIPEGEFDTHLRNLLRDPSYKQQQENYIKKNFSFESNITTDQVYENIKRLMKKRTSTSHD